In a single window of the Solea solea chromosome 14, fSolSol10.1, whole genome shotgun sequence genome:
- the tspan7 gene encoding tetraspanin-7 isoform X1, producing the protein MSSRRLQTKPMITCIKTFLVSYSLIFWLTGVILLGVGVWGKVNLEAYFSLASEECTNAPYVLIGTGAFIIVFGLFGCFATCRGSPWMLKLYAMFLILVFLSELVAGISGFIFRHEMRNILGLTYQNAVRSYNRDNDSVSSEAIHRVLQNQLGHTYENAVRLYNKIDSSSSAVDAIQRSLHCCGVNNYTDWSETTYFATHGIPASCCRSDAVCTENNLRVLATAADLVYSQGCFTVMTQTVEANLGIIAGISFGISCFQIIGIFLACFLSRYISKNQYEMV; encoded by the exons ATGTCGTCTCGACGTCTCCAGACGAAGCCAATGATTACGTGCATTAAGACTTTCCTCGTCTCGTACAGCCTCATATTCTGG CTCACAGGCGTGATCCTGCTGGGAGTCGGGGTGTGGGGGAAGGTGAACCTGGAGGCCTATTTCTCCCTGGCTTCTGAGGAATGCACCAATGCACCATATGTCCTCATTGGGACTGGAGCCTTCATCATTGTTTTTGGCCTGTTTGGCTGCTTTGCGACATGTCGTGGCAGTCCATGGATGCTCAAACTG TATGCCATGTTTTTGATCTTGGTCTTTCTGTCTGAGCTTGTGGCCGGCATCTCAGGATTTATCTTCAGACATGAG ATGAGAAACATTTTAGGCCTTACCTATCAAAATGCTGTGAGAAGCTACAACAGAGATAACGACTCAGTCTCTTCAGAGGCCATCCACAGAGTT CTCCAAAACCAGCTGGGCCACACTTATGAAAACGCTGTGAGGCTCTACAACAAGAttgacagcagcagctctgcggTCGACGCCATCCAGAGAAGT TTGCATTGCTGTGGAGTGAATAATTACACGGACTGGAGTGAGACAACTTACTTTGCAACGCATGGCATCCCCGCCAGCTGCTGTAGAAGTGACGCAGTGTGCACAGAAAATAACTTGAGAGTCCTCGCCACGGCTGCGGACTTAGTGTACTCACAG GGATGCTTCACAGTGATGACCCAAACAGTGGAGGCCAACCTAGGAATCATCGCAGGGATCTCCTTTGGGATCTCTTGCTTCCAG ATCATTGGGATATTCCTGGCCTGCTTCTTGTCTCGATACATATCCAAGAACCAGTATGAGATGGTCTAA
- the tspan7 gene encoding tetraspanin-7 isoform X2, protein MSSRRLQTKPMITCIKTFLVSYSLIFWLTGVILLGVGVWGKVNLEAYFSLASEECTNAPYVLIGTGAFIIVFGLFGCFATCRGSPWMLKLYAMFLILVFLSELVAGISGFIFRHELQNQLGHTYENAVRLYNKIDSSSSAVDAIQRSLHCCGVNNYTDWSETTYFATHGIPASCCRSDAVCTENNLRVLATAADLVYSQGCFTVMTQTVEANLGIIAGISFGISCFQIIGIFLACFLSRYISKNQYEMV, encoded by the exons ATGTCGTCTCGACGTCTCCAGACGAAGCCAATGATTACGTGCATTAAGACTTTCCTCGTCTCGTACAGCCTCATATTCTGG CTCACAGGCGTGATCCTGCTGGGAGTCGGGGTGTGGGGGAAGGTGAACCTGGAGGCCTATTTCTCCCTGGCTTCTGAGGAATGCACCAATGCACCATATGTCCTCATTGGGACTGGAGCCTTCATCATTGTTTTTGGCCTGTTTGGCTGCTTTGCGACATGTCGTGGCAGTCCATGGATGCTCAAACTG TATGCCATGTTTTTGATCTTGGTCTTTCTGTCTGAGCTTGTGGCCGGCATCTCAGGATTTATCTTCAGACATGAG CTCCAAAACCAGCTGGGCCACACTTATGAAAACGCTGTGAGGCTCTACAACAAGAttgacagcagcagctctgcggTCGACGCCATCCAGAGAAGT TTGCATTGCTGTGGAGTGAATAATTACACGGACTGGAGTGAGACAACTTACTTTGCAACGCATGGCATCCCCGCCAGCTGCTGTAGAAGTGACGCAGTGTGCACAGAAAATAACTTGAGAGTCCTCGCCACGGCTGCGGACTTAGTGTACTCACAG GGATGCTTCACAGTGATGACCCAAACAGTGGAGGCCAACCTAGGAATCATCGCAGGGATCTCCTTTGGGATCTCTTGCTTCCAG ATCATTGGGATATTCCTGGCCTGCTTCTTGTCTCGATACATATCCAAGAACCAGTATGAGATGGTCTAA
- the mid1ip1l gene encoding mid1-interacting protein 1-like, translating into MMQITSDSASNKHSLINVMHRFIAAANNMDETIMVPSLLRDMPLEEQATSEKEANNNNEPECPNKQRDMYEHYLLLKSIKNDMEWGLLKREMSSGASFLEMAVKQEEQQQVTGDLLQDNHSDLERQFHYHLRGLFGVLSKLTTQADNLTNRYKREIGGGNFIR; encoded by the coding sequence ATGATGCAGATCACCAGTGACTCCGCCAGCAACAAGCACTCCCTCATCAACGTCATGCACCGCTTCATAGCCGCTGCCAACAACATGGACGAGACCATCATGGTGCCGAGCCTGCTGCGAGACATGCCACTGGAGGAGCAGGCCACCAGTGAGAAGGAGGCCAACAATAACAATGAGCCGGAGTGTCCCAACAAGCAGAGGGACATGTACGAGCACTACCTGCTCCTCAAGTCCATAAAGAACGACATGGAGTGGGGTCTTCTGAAGAGGGAGATGAGCAGCGGCGCCAGCTTCCTGGAGATGGCGGtgaagcaggaggagcagcagcaggtcactGGGGATCTGCTCCAAGATAACCACTCTGACCTGGAGCGTCAGTTTCATTATCACCTCAGAGGACTGTTTGGAGTTCTGTCCAAGCTCACAACGCAAGCAGACAACCTCACCAACCGGTACAAGAGGGAAATTGGAGGAGGAAACTTCATCAGATAG